In Capsicum annuum cultivar UCD-10X-F1 chromosome 7, UCD10Xv1.1, whole genome shotgun sequence, one genomic interval encodes:
- the LOC107876386 gene encoding uncharacterized protein K02A2.6-like yields the protein MGSPWPFAAWGMNVIRPIEPPASNGHSFILVAIDYFTKWVEASTHKAVTKKVVVDFVRNNLVCRFGIPESIITDNGGNLNSNLMKEIYKRFKISYRNSTVYRPKMNGAVEAVNKNIKRILRKIVDSNREWHEKLPYALLGYCTTIRTSTGATPYMLVYGSEVVIPAEVEIPSLRVIQEVDLDDVEWIRSRIEQLMLIDEK from the coding sequence ATGGGTTCTCCTTGGCCGTTTGCTGCTTGGGGCATGAATGTTATTAGGCCCATAGAGCCTCCTGCGTCTAATGGACACAGTTTTATCTTGGTCgctattgattacttcacaaagtgggtcgAAGCCTCGACACATAAGGCCGTAACCAAGAAGGTGGTAGTAGATTTTGTTCGCAACAACTTAGTCTGCCGATTTGGAATTCCAGAATCAATCATAACAGATAATGGAGGCAATCTTAATAGCAACCTGATGAAAGAGATTTACAAAAGGTTTAAGATCTCTTATCGAAATTCCACGGTGTATCGACCAAAAATGAATGGAGCAGTTGaagctgtaaataaaaatattaagagGATTTTGAGGAAGATAGTGGACAGTAATAGGGAATGGCATGAGAAGTTACCATATGCTTTACTTGGATATTGCACCACAATCAGAACTTCTACTGGGGCAACTCCCTACATGTTGGTTTATGGGTCGGAAGTAGTGATACCTGCAGAAGTAGAGATACCTTCATTGAGAGTCATTCAGGAGGTTGATCTAGACGACGTTGAATGGATTCGTAGCAGGATCGAGCAGTTGATGCTCATTGACGAGAAATGA